In Devosia sp. 1566, a single genomic region encodes these proteins:
- a CDS encoding 3-phosphoshikimate 1-carboxyvinyltransferase, producing MRHPLPPALTIVPPDRPLTGHVSPPGSKSITNRALLLAALANGTSRITGALKSKDTVLMAAALRQMGVFVDEPDPTTFLVTGSGRLQAPAEPLFLGNAGTATRFLTAAAATINGTVVVDGDEDMRLRPIRPLIDAMQSIGIDASAPTGCPPVTINGTGQFGKGRVEIDASLSSQYVSALLMAAPFGNGPIEVALAGADIGARGYVDLTLAAMRTFGADVAEQGEGAWVVQPTGYKAIDFKVEPDASAATYLWGIEALTKGSIDLGVAAEAFTQPDASARAVLAQYPDMPAVIDGSQMQDAVPTLAVVAAFNRTPVRFVGIANLRVKETDRIRAIANELNRIRPGLAVEEGDDLVVNADPGLAGQALPARIETYHDHRIAMSFALAGLMIRNVTIMDPACTSKTYPAFWDMLEGLGVELLPTT from the coding sequence ATGCGCCATCCACTTCCACCCGCCCTCACTATCGTCCCACCAGACCGCCCGCTGACCGGGCATGTTTCGCCCCCCGGCTCCAAATCCATCACCAATCGAGCCTTGTTGCTGGCTGCGCTGGCGAACGGCACCAGCAGGATCACCGGCGCGCTGAAAAGCAAGGACACCGTCTTGATGGCGGCAGCTCTTCGCCAGATGGGCGTCTTTGTGGACGAACCCGATCCAACCACCTTTCTTGTGACCGGTTCCGGGCGGCTTCAGGCCCCAGCGGAACCCCTGTTCCTTGGCAACGCCGGGACGGCGACGCGCTTCCTCACTGCTGCCGCAGCGACGATCAACGGTACTGTCGTTGTCGATGGTGACGAGGATATGCGCCTCCGGCCCATTCGGCCACTGATTGATGCGATGCAGTCCATCGGTATCGATGCATCGGCACCTACCGGATGCCCGCCCGTCACCATCAACGGCACCGGCCAGTTCGGCAAAGGGCGGGTGGAGATCGACGCATCCCTTTCGAGCCAATATGTCTCGGCTTTGTTGATGGCGGCGCCCTTCGGCAATGGCCCAATCGAGGTTGCGCTTGCCGGTGCGGACATTGGTGCGCGCGGATATGTCGATCTCACCCTCGCTGCCATGCGGACCTTCGGCGCTGACGTGGCCGAGCAGGGGGAGGGGGCCTGGGTGGTTCAACCCACCGGCTACAAGGCAATCGACTTCAAGGTTGAGCCTGACGCTTCGGCTGCCACTTACCTGTGGGGCATCGAAGCCCTGACCAAGGGGAGCATCGACCTTGGCGTCGCCGCTGAAGCCTTCACGCAGCCCGACGCTTCCGCCCGCGCCGTGCTCGCGCAGTACCCCGATATGCCCGCAGTGATTGACGGTTCGCAGATGCAGGATGCTGTTCCGACGCTTGCCGTCGTGGCGGCTTTCAACCGGACGCCTGTCCGCTTTGTCGGGATCGCCAATCTGCGCGTGAAGGAAACCGACCGTATCCGCGCGATCGCGAACGAGCTTAACCGTATTCGCCCCGGGTTAGCGGTAGAGGAGGGGGATGATCTTGTGGTCAATGCAGACCCGGGCTTAGCCGGTCAGGCGCTGCCTGCACGCATCGAGACCTATCATGATCATCGTATCGCCATGAGCTTTGCCCTGGCGGGTCTGATGATCCGTAACGTCACCATCATGGATCCCGCCTGCACGAGCAAGACCTATCCCGCTTTCTGGGACATGCTCGAGGGGCTCGGAGTGGAACTCCTTCCCACTACCTAA
- a CDS encoding DEAD/DEAH box helicase gives MSDDFSGLGLSTKVTDAVTAAGYTKPTEIQAQAIPHLLEKKDLIGIAQTGTGKTASFVLPMLTLLENGRARARMPRTLILEPTRELAAQVAENFEKYGKNHRITMALIIGGVSFEDQNKKLDRGVDVLIATPGRLLDQIDRGRILLTGVEILVIDEADRMLDMGFIDDIEKICSRLPARRQTMLFSATMSKEIERLTKKFLKDPVHVQVSRQSSTADTIDQKLVKVSSKPEEKRASLRARISEAENLTNAIIFCNRKRDVATLARSLERHGFSVGALHGDMDQKSRTETLDAFKNDRLTLLVASDVAARGLDIPAVSHVFNFDVPVHAEDYVHRIGRTGRAGRSGVAYTFVTPADSKHLDAILKLIQKPIEWLDVPENGKSAPEASEEETEGTTRTRPQRTRRGGRRPARPEAEAAAPEEVTGQPAEAPATTNPAEAEQPATEPSEGRGGRRPRRREKAESQGESESRQRPNARRPAPEDLGVDPQSPFGTDGPIPAFLLRSTAR, from the coding sequence TTGAGCGACGATTTTTCCGGGCTTGGCCTGTCAACCAAGGTCACCGACGCGGTGACCGCCGCAGGTTATACCAAGCCGACCGAAATTCAGGCCCAGGCGATCCCGCATTTGCTGGAAAAGAAGGACCTGATCGGCATCGCCCAGACAGGTACCGGCAAGACGGCATCCTTTGTGCTTCCCATGTTGACGCTGCTGGAAAACGGCCGTGCTCGCGCCCGCATGCCGCGCACGCTGATCCTTGAGCCCACCCGGGAACTGGCCGCCCAGGTCGCTGAAAACTTCGAGAAGTACGGCAAGAACCACCGCATCACGATGGCCCTGATTATCGGCGGCGTTTCGTTTGAAGACCAGAACAAGAAGCTTGACCGCGGCGTGGACGTCCTGATCGCCACGCCAGGACGCCTGCTTGATCAGATCGATCGCGGCCGCATTCTGCTGACGGGCGTTGAAATCCTCGTCATCGATGAAGCCGATCGCATGCTCGACATGGGCTTTATCGACGACATCGAGAAAATCTGCTCGCGGCTGCCCGCTCGGCGCCAGACCATGTTGTTCTCGGCGACGATGTCCAAAGAGATCGAGCGCCTGACCAAGAAGTTCCTCAAAGACCCGGTTCACGTTCAGGTTTCGCGCCAGAGTTCAACGGCAGACACGATCGACCAGAAGCTGGTGAAGGTGTCGTCCAAGCCCGAAGAAAAGCGCGCCTCGCTGCGTGCTCGCATTTCGGAGGCCGAAAACCTCACCAACGCAATCATTTTCTGCAATCGCAAGCGCGACGTTGCCACCCTTGCCCGTTCGCTGGAGCGGCACGGCTTCAGTGTTGGCGCACTGCACGGTGACATGGACCAGAAGAGCCGTACCGAAACGCTCGACGCCTTCAAGAATGATCGCCTGACGCTGCTCGTTGCCAGCGACGTCGCTGCCCGTGGCCTCGATATCCCGGCGGTCAGCCATGTGTTCAATTTCGATGTCCCCGTGCATGCGGAAGACTATGTCCACCGCATCGGCCGCACCGGCCGGGCCGGACGCTCGGGCGTGGCCTATACCTTTGTAACGCCGGCAGACAGCAAGCACCTCGATGCCATTCTGAAACTCATCCAGAAGCCCATCGAATGGCTGGATGTGCCCGAGAACGGGAAGTCCGCGCCTGAGGCTTCTGAGGAGGAGACAGAGGGGACAACCCGCACCCGTCCGCAACGCACGCGCCGCGGCGGCCGCCGGCCTGCAAGGCCCGAGGCGGAAGCAGCTGCACCTGAAGAGGTGACCGGACAGCCGGCTGAAGCACCCGCAACAACTAACCCTGCTGAAGCGGAACAGCCTGCTACTGAGCCCTCGGAGGGCCGCGGCGGTCGTCGGCCGAGGCGCCGTGAAAAGGCCGAGTCACAAGGTGAATCCGAGTCGAGGCAGCGCCCCAATGCGCGTCGGCCTGCGCCCGAAGACCTCGGCGTTGACCCGCAGTCCCCCTTTGGCACCGACGGCCCCATCCCGGCGTTCCTGCTCCGGTCCACGGCTCGCTAG
- the parE gene encoding DNA topoisomerase IV subunit B: MSEVEDLFAAAAELASAPAPVERSRPSARQAPAQHDYSAADIEVLEGLEPVRRRPGMYIGGTDINALHHLFAEVIDNSMDEAIAGHASRIEVHLGADGYITVSDNGRGIPVETHPKFPNRSTLEIVHTVLHAGGKFDSKAYETSGGLHGVGVSVVNALSDDMVVEVAREQQLHRLQFSRGKPVGEIQHLGRINNRRGTTTRFHPDPQIFGDGARFSAARLFKMTRAKAYLFGGVELRWSCDEELASDDAPARAVFHYPGGLRDFMADRIAGETRIVDDIFSGSHGKPGTHGATEWAIAWTLGDGGVASYCNTVPTPDGGTHETGLRTALLRGLKNYAELTKNKAAANVTAEDLFAHCNAMLSVFVREPEFVGQTKDKLASGEATRIVDTAIRDAFDHWLAASPNQAGKLLDWAVERAEERMRRRKEKEIDRASATRKLRLPGKLADCTQTAAQGAELFIVEGDSAGGSAKQARNRQSQAVLPLRGKILNVAGASRDKLAASQIIQDIIQALGCGTRDRYRDDDLRYDKIILMTDADVDGAHIASLLMTFFFQEMPKLIEGGHLFLALPPLYRISQGAKTLYARDDAHKNELMATEFTGKGKVDVTRFKGLGEMPFAHLRETTMSPKSRTLLQVKVIDTQDATKSSVDRLMGNRPEARFDFIQENAAFVTDLDV; encoded by the coding sequence ATGTCGGAAGTCGAAGACCTTTTTGCAGCTGCAGCTGAGTTAGCAAGTGCACCCGCGCCTGTTGAGCGTAGCCGGCCATCTGCGCGCCAAGCGCCCGCGCAGCACGACTATTCCGCCGCAGATATTGAGGTACTGGAAGGACTTGAGCCGGTCCGGCGCCGTCCGGGCATGTATATCGGCGGCACCGACATCAACGCCCTGCACCACCTTTTTGCCGAGGTGATCGACAACTCCATGGACGAGGCGATCGCCGGCCACGCCAGCCGCATCGAGGTCCATCTGGGCGCCGACGGCTATATTACCGTTTCCGACAACGGCCGGGGCATCCCCGTCGAAACTCACCCCAAATTTCCCAATCGCTCCACCTTGGAAATCGTTCACACTGTGCTCCATGCCGGCGGCAAGTTCGACTCCAAGGCCTATGAAACCTCGGGCGGTCTCCACGGCGTGGGCGTTTCCGTAGTGAATGCCCTTTCGGATGACATGGTGGTGGAAGTCGCCCGCGAGCAGCAGCTGCACCGCCTGCAATTCTCGCGCGGCAAGCCGGTTGGCGAGATCCAGCATCTGGGCCGGATAAATAACCGACGCGGCACCACCACGCGCTTCCATCCCGATCCGCAAATCTTTGGCGACGGCGCCCGCTTCTCGGCCGCACGCCTGTTCAAGATGACTCGCGCCAAGGCTTATCTCTTTGGCGGGGTGGAACTGCGCTGGAGTTGCGACGAGGAATTGGCGAGCGACGACGCGCCAGCCCGTGCGGTCTTCCACTATCCCGGTGGGTTGCGCGACTTCATGGCCGACCGGATTGCCGGAGAAACCCGGATCGTCGATGACATATTCTCGGGCAGCCACGGCAAGCCCGGTACACACGGCGCAACCGAGTGGGCTATCGCCTGGACCCTTGGAGATGGCGGCGTTGCTTCGTACTGCAACACCGTGCCAACGCCGGATGGCGGCACCCATGAGACTGGGCTGCGGACCGCGCTACTGCGGGGTCTCAAGAACTACGCCGAACTGACCAAGAACAAGGCGGCGGCCAATGTGACCGCCGAGGACCTGTTCGCGCACTGCAACGCCATGCTCTCGGTGTTTGTCAGGGAGCCCGAATTTGTCGGCCAAACCAAGGACAAGCTCGCCTCGGGTGAAGCAACCCGGATCGTGGACACCGCCATTCGCGATGCTTTTGACCATTGGCTGGCCGCTTCCCCCAACCAAGCTGGCAAGCTGCTGGACTGGGCGGTTGAACGCGCCGAAGAGCGCATGCGTCGGCGCAAGGAAAAAGAGATCGACCGTGCCAGCGCGACCCGTAAGTTGCGTCTGCCCGGGAAGCTCGCCGACTGCACGCAAACCGCGGCGCAAGGAGCCGAACTCTTTATCGTGGAAGGCGACAGCGCGGGCGGCAGCGCCAAGCAGGCCCGCAATCGGCAAAGCCAGGCGGTGCTGCCCCTTCGCGGCAAGATCCTCAATGTGGCCGGTGCCAGCCGCGACAAGCTAGCGGCTAGCCAGATCATCCAGGACATCATCCAGGCGCTTGGCTGCGGCACCCGTGATCGCTATCGCGATGATGATCTGCGCTACGACAAGATCATCCTGATGACGGACGCCGATGTCGACGGCGCCCACATTGCTTCGCTGTTGATGACGTTCTTCTTTCAGGAGATGCCGAAACTGATCGAAGGTGGGCACCTGTTCCTCGCCCTACCCCCGCTTTATCGCATCAGCCAGGGCGCCAAGACGCTTTATGCCCGCGATGACGCGCACAAGAACGAGCTCATGGCCACCGAGTTCACGGGCAAAGGCAAGGTTGACGTCACCCGCTTCAAGGGCCTGGGTGAAATGCCATTTGCGCATCTGCGCGAAACAACCATGTCGCCCAAGTCCCGCACATTGCTGCAGGTCAAGGTGATCGACACGCAAGATGCAACGAAGTCCAGCGTCGACAGGTTGATGGGCAATCGACCCGAGGCAAGGTTCGACTTCATCCAAGAAAATGCGGCATTCGTCACCGACCTGGACGTGTAA
- a CDS encoding PilZ domain-containing protein: MLPNLDKLVPQLKSVFDRQELRLTANLPGRYAITERRSRVIERLPVFTCHLCSISPHGAAVKAPVLGFEGERVSVYFNAFGILPAQVSRSTPEGFEMVFDLSQEDQERLAAKIIWHKRLNEGGLTDARRFERVVPENATSTVTLPSGEQERCTVADISCSGAAVLASFRPGMGTPVALGRLIGRVVRHTEKGFALQFLKIQPADRLEEMLRLPKGRKGQGPGARG; this comes from the coding sequence GTGCTGCCGAATCTGGACAAGCTTGTGCCACAGCTCAAGTCCGTGTTCGATCGTCAGGAACTCCGCCTGACCGCGAACCTGCCGGGCCGCTACGCCATCACCGAGCGCCGCAGTAGAGTCATTGAGCGATTGCCGGTTTTCACCTGCCACCTATGTTCGATCTCTCCTCATGGGGCGGCCGTGAAGGCCCCCGTGCTGGGTTTTGAAGGCGAGCGGGTATCCGTCTACTTCAACGCCTTTGGCATCCTGCCGGCTCAGGTTTCCCGCTCTACGCCGGAAGGCTTTGAGATGGTGTTCGACCTCAGCCAGGAAGACCAGGAACGGCTTGCGGCCAAGATCATCTGGCACAAGCGCCTGAATGAGGGTGGTCTCACCGATGCCCGCCGGTTTGAACGCGTTGTTCCGGAAAATGCCACAAGCACTGTGACGCTGCCAAGCGGCGAGCAGGAGCGATGCACCGTGGCCGACATTTCGTGCTCGGGTGCCGCCGTCTTGGCCTCGTTCAGGCCCGGCATGGGCACGCCGGTGGCATTGGGTCGGCTGATCGGCCGCGTCGTGCGTCACACCGAGAAGGGCTTCGCGCTACAGTTTCTCAAGATCCAGCCTGCGGATCGGCTCGAGGAGATGTTGCGGCTACCCAAGGGCCGCAAGGGGCAGGGGCCAGGTGCTCGAGGATAA
- the glnA gene encoding type I glutamate--ammonia ligase, with the protein MTTASDILKRIKDENIKYVDLRFTDPRGKLQHVTMDVSVVDEDIFEEGTMFDGSSIGGWKAINESDMVLMPDPNSAYMDPFFGASTLAINCDILDPLTYQPYTRDPRTTAKKAEAYLKASGIGDSVMFGAEPEFFMFDDVKYSNTPFKVGFEVDHPELPSNNDTAYEGGNNGHHIGLKKGYFPVPPLDSAQDIRSEMLAAMADMGVVVEKHHHEVASAQHELGIKFAPMIKAADDVQIYKYVIHQVANAYGKTVTFMPKPIFGDNGSGMHCHQSIWRDGKPLFAGDQYAGLSMEALYYIGGIIKHAKAINAFTNPTTNSYKRLVPGFEAPVLLAYSARNRSASCRIPFGQSPKSKRIEIRFPDPLANPYLAFSAMLMAGLDGIKNKIHPGDPMDKDLYELPRQELMQIPHVCGSLREALDSLNKDREFLLAGGVFDNDQIDSYIELKMTEVIKFEQTPHPVEYEMYYSA; encoded by the coding sequence ATGACTACCGCAAGCGATATCCTCAAGCGCATCAAGGACGAGAACATCAAGTATGTCGACCTGCGCTTTACCGACCCGCGCGGCAAGCTGCAGCACGTCACCATGGACGTGAGCGTCGTCGATGAGGACATCTTCGAAGAAGGCACCATGTTCGACGGCTCCTCGATCGGTGGCTGGAAGGCCATCAACGAGAGCGACATGGTGCTGATGCCCGATCCGAACTCGGCCTATATGGACCCGTTCTTTGGTGCATCGACCCTCGCCATCAACTGCGACATTCTCGATCCCCTGACCTATCAGCCCTATACCCGCGACCCCCGCACCACCGCCAAGAAGGCAGAGGCCTATCTCAAGGCGTCCGGTATTGGTGACAGCGTCATGTTCGGGGCCGAGCCCGAATTCTTCATGTTCGACGACGTGAAGTACTCCAACACCCCGTTCAAGGTTGGCTTCGAGGTCGATCACCCCGAACTGCCATCCAACAACGACACCGCCTATGAAGGCGGCAACAATGGCCACCATATCGGCCTCAAGAAGGGCTACTTCCCCGTGCCGCCGCTCGACAGCGCGCAGGACATCCGCAGCGAAATGCTCGCTGCAATGGCCGACATGGGCGTTGTGGTTGAAAAGCACCACCACGAAGTGGCTTCTGCCCAGCACGAACTCGGGATCAAGTTTGCCCCGATGATCAAGGCTGCCGATGACGTACAGATCTACAAGTATGTCATCCACCAGGTTGCCAACGCCTACGGCAAGACCGTGACCTTCATGCCCAAGCCAATCTTTGGCGACAACGGCTCGGGCATGCACTGCCATCAGTCGATCTGGCGCGACGGCAAGCCGCTGTTTGCTGGTGACCAGTATGCCGGCCTCTCGATGGAAGCCCTGTACTACATCGGCGGCATCATCAAGCACGCCAAGGCCATCAACGCCTTCACCAACCCCACCACCAACAGCTACAAGCGCCTGGTGCCTGGTTTTGAAGCTCCGGTTCTGCTGGCCTACTCGGCCCGTAACCGTTCGGCCTCTTGCCGTATCCCCTTCGGTCAGTCGCCTAAGTCGAAGCGCATCGAGATCCGCTTCCCCGATCCGCTGGCGAACCCATACCTGGCCTTCTCGGCCATGCTGATGGCTGGCCTCGACGGCATCAAGAACAAGATCCATCCCGGCGATCCGATGGACAAGGACCTGTACGAGCTGCCCCGCCAGGAGCTGATGCAGATCCCGCATGTTTGCGGCTCGCTGCGCGAAGCCCTCGACAGCCTCAACAAGGATCGCGAGTTCCTGCTGGCTGGCGGCGTCTTCGACAACGATCAGATCGACAGCTATATCGAGCTCAAGATGACCGAAGTAATCAAGTTCGAGCAGACCCCCCATCCCGTCGAGTACGAGATGTACTACTCGGCCTAA
- a CDS encoding P-II family nitrogen regulator, translating into MKKIEAIVKPFKLDEVKEALQEVGLQGITVTEAKGFGRQKGHTELYRGAEYVVDFLPKVKVEVVCPDELAEKAIEAIRNAAQTGRIGDGKIFVYSIEQAIRIRTGEFGDDAL; encoded by the coding sequence GTGAAAAAGATCGAGGCCATCGTAAAGCCGTTCAAGCTGGACGAGGTCAAAGAGGCCCTGCAGGAAGTCGGCCTGCAGGGCATCACGGTGACCGAAGCCAAAGGCTTTGGGCGCCAGAAGGGTCACACCGAACTCTATCGCGGCGCCGAATATGTCGTGGACTTTCTGCCCAAGGTCAAAGTCGAGGTCGTATGTCCCGACGAGCTGGCCGAGAAGGCAATCGAAGCGATCCGCAACGCAGCACAAACCGGGCGCATCGGCGATGGCAAGATCTTTGTCTATTCCATCGAGCAGGCCATCCGCATCCGCACCGGCGAATTTGGCGACGACGCGCTTTAA
- the tig gene encoding trigger factor, with product MQVTETLNEGLKRKLSVTIPAQDLVTRLDAKLEELKGQANIKGFRPGKVPMSHLRKMYGRSAMSEVMTDAINTTVSDALEERSERAAAQPKVDLPDDQAVINDVLDGKADLAFEVEYEILPPVELSDLNGIKLVKPVVEITDEELDAEVNRVFAQNRGYTDKGDDAVVENGDRLGLSFVGKIDGEPFEGGTSDHAHLTVGAGEFIPGFEEQLIGFKKNETREIEVTFPEDYQSAELAGKKATFEVTVLHIDGPNTGELDDEFAKRLGLENVAALRDAVKSQMQSALESMSRQHVKRQILDALDEGHKFDVPAQLVDAEFNTIWNRVVHEIEHHGRSFEDEGTTEEAAREQYRTIAERRVRLGLVVAEIGNKNEVNVTDEEHQQALIAEVRRFPGQEQQVYDYYRKNPQALAGLRAPVFENKVVDYVMGLAEQTEQKMTRAELAKLIQADEDDVPEEHHH from the coding sequence ATGCAGGTTACCGAAACCCTCAATGAGGGCCTGAAGCGCAAGTTGAGCGTGACCATTCCAGCCCAGGACCTGGTGACGCGCCTTGATGCCAAGCTCGAAGAGCTCAAGGGCCAGGCCAACATCAAGGGCTTCCGTCCCGGCAAGGTGCCAATGTCTCACCTGCGCAAGATGTATGGCCGCTCGGCCATGTCCGAAGTGATGACGGACGCCATCAACACCACCGTGTCCGATGCGCTCGAAGAGCGCTCCGAGCGTGCGGCTGCCCAGCCCAAGGTTGACCTGCCCGACGATCAGGCCGTGATCAACGACGTGCTCGACGGCAAGGCCGACCTGGCGTTTGAAGTTGAATACGAGATCCTGCCCCCGGTTGAGCTGTCTGACCTCAATGGCATCAAGCTGGTCAAGCCGGTGGTCGAGATCACTGACGAGGAGCTCGACGCGGAAGTTAATCGCGTTTTTGCCCAGAACCGCGGCTATACCGACAAGGGCGACGACGCCGTTGTGGAAAATGGCGACCGGCTGGGCCTGAGCTTTGTCGGCAAGATCGACGGCGAACCCTTTGAAGGCGGCACCTCCGACCACGCCCATCTTACCGTTGGCGCTGGCGAATTCATCCCCGGCTTTGAAGAGCAGCTCATCGGCTTCAAGAAGAACGAGACCCGCGAAATCGAGGTCACCTTCCCTGAGGATTACCAGAGCGCCGAACTGGCCGGCAAGAAGGCGACCTTCGAGGTCACCGTGCTGCATATCGATGGCCCCAACACCGGCGAGCTGGATGACGAGTTCGCCAAGCGCCTCGGCCTCGAGAATGTTGCCGCACTGCGCGACGCTGTGAAGTCGCAGATGCAGTCCGCGCTGGAATCGATGAGCCGTCAGCACGTCAAGCGCCAGATCCTGGATGCGCTGGATGAAGGCCACAAGTTCGACGTTCCTGCCCAGCTGGTTGATGCCGAGTTCAACACGATCTGGAACCGCGTCGTGCACGAAATCGAGCACCACGGTCGGTCCTTCGAAGACGAAGGCACCACGGAAGAAGCTGCCCGCGAGCAGTATCGCACGATCGCCGAGCGTCGCGTGCGCCTTGGGCTGGTTGTCGCCGAAATCGGCAACAAGAACGAAGTAAATGTCACCGACGAAGAGCACCAGCAGGCATTGATCGCCGAAGTGCGTCGCTTCCCGGGTCAGGAACAGCAGGTTTACGATTATTATCGCAAGAACCCGCAGGCTCTGGCAGGCCTCCGTGCCCCCGTGTTCGAGAACAAGGTCGTTGACTATGTCATGGGTCTGGCTGAGCAGACCGAGCAGAAGATGACCCGCGCCGAACTGGCCAAGCTCATCCAGGCCGACGAGGACGATGTCCCCGAAGAGCACCATCACTAA